In the Salvia splendens isolate huo1 chromosome 16, SspV2, whole genome shotgun sequence genome, gtactataccctagcccctaagcttattaaacccttaggggaaacaagaaacgtgtgtccaaacatcatagcatggtacatcttattcgtatgcattgcagttcacatattgtgcattatatagtcaattatatgcattactcgtgaccatgtggtgcattattcgcagataccaaaatgtggcagttacttttccgtcaaatgtcaataataaccctgtaatgcatacaaccaccttctataatgcaacacggaaccaattttatagaatcaatctgatccgttgatgccttagatctaacgcataatattaagaaggaaaaagtatctaagatgtgaaaaggagaataacgctcccctatatatatattaaattatttgtaCTAGGTGACATTATATTGATGGGCTTTTGAGAGCCCATATACTCAATATCTACCAACACTGCATTTTCCAAATTTCGAGGATCCGGGAAATGACAGTTTCATTAATACTCTATACGCCATACGGTGATACTGATATATAATTGTTGAAGTAAAAATTgcgaaaaaaattaataatttagtaTTGCTAGTGAAAACTAAAATTTACTTTATTCGATGGATAaagttattaaaaataaaagataactacTTATGAtgaattaaaatggaaaaacacgACATAAATTGTCgtgagaattgtgtattttactATGCAAATAAAGCAAGATAATTTATTTTGGCACACAAAAAAAGGAGAAATTTTGGTATATGAGATTAAATTTGCTAACTTTTCAGAATTTGGGATTAAATTCTTCAACTTTTCGAAATATGAGATTGAGGAGCGCGAATTTTCAGAAGGGATTTTtgtctttttcttaatttttctaATTCTTATCCTTATTATTTCTctagaaaatatataaattgacTAAACTATCCATTCATAGAATCTGTTTCTAATATCTGTAAAATAATTCAGTTGATTACAGAGCTTCCGCCAAAATACGCAGCACCAATTAGTaagtaaaaaaatcaaaatcatagTTAACCTATTAACCTATTATGTAAGTCTGTGTTATCCTCTATAGCTCATCCAAATCCACAATTTTCTCCTCAAAATGCAAGGGTATGTATCTGACAAATATGGTCGGATAGCATTTTTGTCACATTTCTTATCCACCAAACGACAACAAAAAATCCTCATAAGAATGAATCTTGACATGAATCCCGCATTTCTTATCTTACTTTGCAAATCTTCTTATATCTCATCTTTCTTATCAATCGGGCCCTTAGGATACAAAACTCTAGCAACTAAAATGTTTTTGAGAGAAACGAGCGTCAATTTTTGTAGAGCGTCAATTTTAGTAGAGAAAGGAGCGTCAATTACCCTTTCTCGATCAAAAAATTCATACGAACTAAAAAAGTTTTGCAAAGGTAATTTGgtcaatttataaattttatgaaggaaataatatggaaaaaaagaaaaaaaaaagacaaaatcCCATGTTCTGAAGAATTTGCATGCCTTGATCtcatatttcaaaagtttaGCAAAATTAATCTCAAGTTCTGAAAAGTCAGCGAATTTAATCTCATGttccgaaatttctcaaagAGGAAATACTAGTTGCAAATAATGAGTGTAGGGTAATCACCATGCCTTATTATTAAAGCATCGCCAATCATTTTACAAAGGAAATAAAAGTTCATTCAAACTCAAATGTGTAGAAATCATTAAATAATGTATAGCTAGAGTAACGTCCAAACTAAGCTTGTTTAATTAGTTCCATTTTTTGAtctataattattatacaaattaaagagatgagagaaatcCCCCAAATGCAGAGTCATAACCTTTTGAAACACCTCACATGCTATTACGAAAGCTACCAACACAACACAGGACACACACTAACCTCATCTAGCAAATTTATGGGAATTTAATTTCCCCATACTTTGTCATGTGATTTGTAGCAACATGCCATTATTATTAGcatatttttcatcattttagtaacaaaaattaatccaaatttcaaaGTATGGTGggaattttctatttttgaaactTGTTTAAAGATTATATAGTTGTTAATTTAGTAGTAATGAATTTGGGATTATGATAGATTAGTAAACTTGGTTGAAGTTTACCGACATATGAGTGAGTCTCTTAAgtcttaatttcttaatttcataAATTGCAATTATGGTAGATTTTGTAAACTTGGTTGAAGTATACCGACATATATGTGAATCtcacaattaatttattaaattgcaATTATGATAGATTTTGTAAATTTGGTCGAAGTTTACCGATCAAATTGCAATAATATAAGTGTCTTTAATTTAAATTCGTAGTCTATTTATTCCACTGAAAAGagttctttatttattatttcttgTTATTCTTTGTGGTATGGTAAAACCTTTTTATTTGTTGCACAATGTTAATTATAAATAAGGAGTAGTATTATGTTATCAGTTTGAATAATGCTTTTTACTACATTTATTATACAATATCTTTGGACTTTATTAAGTGATCATATAAATTCGGTAAAATCTCAAAATTGATTGGAACTGTGAAATCTAACTGAATTGGAATTTGttatgaatattaatttttttgcatACAATACATAAATGTACAGTAGTTATTTATTATCAACTACCAACTTTTTAGACTGAAAGGTGGATTTTTCTAATAGTTGAATTGGTTACTTGTGATCGAAACTACATGCTTTGTTTGTTTACATCAAGAATCATGGTGtttgccccccccccccccccccccacccccacTCATTAATAAAGAGAATAGTAcatttttttcaagaaaaagaCAAATTACAAAATCAAAACTATCAATATATTTATGGTGGAAAAGTCCGGAAAATATTCCTCTCCTTAACATAGTCACGACAAGATGATAAATAGAAAACTGCATACCTAAAAGCCAAACTTATATTCATATATAGCTCTCCTCTATCAAATCACCACCTTTCAAATTCACAATGGCGAATCATCCAACCAAATACCCCATTATCCttctcattttccactttagTTCCTTCAGATTTGGGATTCGACAATCCCGAGCCTGCCACCCTACGGATAGTGAGGCGCTCCTCAATTTCAAGAGAAGAATCACTTCCGATCCCTTGAAATTGCTCCACTCTTGGATTCCTCACAAAGATTGTTGCACTACATGGGAGGGAATCGTGTGCGACCCTTCCTCGGGTCGAGTCCTCAATTTGACCCGTCCCGGGCTTTATTCCGACTCGGATTCACCCGTGGGCACCTCAATGTCTGGAACAGTGTCCCCGTTTCTTGGGAATCTCTCTTCCCTTCAAGTTCTCGAACTGGGCAATCTGAAGAACTTAAAGGGCCACATCCCATCTGAATTGGGCAAGCTTACTAACTTGCGCCACATGTTTCTCAACTCAAACGGTCTCGAAGGATCAATCCCGAGCTCCATAGAGGGCTTGAGTCGGTTACAAAGCCTCTTTCTTAGCAACAACCATCTCATGGGCCCGATCCCCCAAAATCTTTTCAAGAAAATGACATCTCTCTCCCAACTCTGGCTTGCGGAGAACATGTTGTCCGGATCGATACCACCCTCGATAGGCACAATGCTGGAGCTAAGATACCTCGATTTCCACGACAACAATTTCAGCGGAAGCGTACCTGCGTCCATAGGAATGCTTCAAAACCTCGTACGCCTTGACATGTCAAAAAACCAGCTATCGGGGCCCATACCAGCATCAATAGGAAACCTGTCCAATCTCATGGAATTGGATCTCAACAACAATTGCCTCAACGGAAGCATCCCACCATCCATAGGAAACATGAAATCCCTCGAATTCGTCGTCCTATCTGACAACGCTCTTTCCGGCCCAATCCCGGACTCCATCGGCAACCTACACAAGGTCCAAAGCCTGATCCTGGAAAACAACAATCTCAGCGGAAACATCCCCACCACCATCGGCCACATGGCCGACCTCAAGGCCATATACCTCTCCAACAACACCTTCACCGGAAAAATTCCACCAACCCTCTCCCGCCTCGAGAGTCTACTAACCCTAGACCTGTCAGAAAACCGGCTCTCTGGCCCGATCCCACCCGAACTCGCCACCAACCGCAACCTCCAAGACCTAGACCTTTCCTCCAACCCCCTCTTCCTCCACACCATCCCCCCTGGCTAAAAAAACTCTCCCTCTTCCGCCTCCACCTCCGCCACACGGGCCTCGTCGGCCACCTCCCCGAGTGGCTATCCTCCTCCTCCGTGTCCACCCTCGACCTCTCCAACAACTCCCTCACCGGAAAACTCCCCGGATGGATCGGAAACATGACAAACCTCTCCTTCCTCAACCTCTCCAACAACAAATTCCACTCCTCACTCCCTCACCAGTTCCAAAACCTCTCCCGCCTCTCCGATCTCGACCTCCACTCCAACATGCTCTCCGGGAGGCTGACTCGGGTGCTCTCGAAGGCCGCCGGCTTCGCTCTCGGCCACTTGAACTCCATCGATCTCTCGCACAACAACTTCTCCGGCCCCATAGACGCTGGAATCGGAGATTTGGGCGTGATGGGATCGCTAGGATCTCTCATTCTCTCCCACAATCCGCTGGGAGGGAAGATTCCGGAATCTTTAGGGAAATTGGGGTATCTTCAGGTGCTGAAACTCGAAGGAAACGCTCTTTCCGGGAAGATTCCGGAGGAGCTGGCGGAGGCGAAGCTTCTGGAAACTGTGTTACTGTCGGAAAACGGATTGAGCGGGAAGATTCCGGAGGGAATCTTGAATCTTGAGAATCTTAGTGAGCTTAATGTTTCGAGGAATCGGCTGAGCGGGGAGATTCCGCTGCATAAAAGCAAGATTCCGGCTTCGTGTTTTGCTGGGAATCATGGTTTGTGTGGGGCTCCACTTGCTCCATGTAAGGATTaattgtgtgtttgttttaggTTGATTGGAAAAGggaatataattaattaatcttattGGTCTAATTAATCacattctttttttaatttcttgttaATCTGACATGTCTTGATcggttataaaattttatagtatttgaATTTGAGTTTTAACATGACTGAAACATTCgtatatttatcatttatgcATAAATTGCAAATTATTCTTGAGCGTTATGTGATAATAAATTAATGCAAttgtatttttgaaaaaaaacaaatggCTTGGGCTACGAGATAAGTATTCATATTTTAAGTTGCTAGTTAAAAGGCCCATATCCACAATTAAGTTTAGGTTAGTGTTTCCCGTACGCAGACATTTTATATCATTATTATGTGAATTAACtattttaaaaaagaatatttttactatacaaatgaaattattaataaatGGTCATAAGTATAGAAAAATCAAGTTTgagaaaaacaataaaatatactcccccAGCACCTAAACAACActctcattttgttattttggtttgtctcacaaaattagtctatttctatttttggtaggttcttttatttttggtgAGTTAGGTCTTATTCTCCACTTACAATTTAccattcatttttttctctcttacatatattttactaattttgcattaaaactcgtgcactCCTCAAAtggaatattatatttttaaaatatattcgacatttttaataataatatattaatagaaTTTCTGGTTAAGGGAGAAAAATAGATGGATGACGTTTGCCGGAATGTAGGTATATTAATTGTAGGGAAATAAAAAGTAcaaatcataatttaattatttttgtaacTAATATGTTATCATTTTACGCACGAACAATTTAAgtactactccttccgtcctatTTTAGAAGTTCCATTTGAATTTGACACAAATGAAAGATGGAGaataaatataatgaaatgtggatcctacttttatatagtactcatattagttttataataaaatgtgattggAATAAAGTTACTGAAATATATAgcctattatcatttatggaatattccaacTCAGACTCCTAAAATGTGGCACCCAAAATTGATAAACCATGACTCCTAAAGTAAGACGGaaagatttttattataactgATACATACACATTATAACTATTTAAGTACAATATGGTAAATTTAAAATGGAGTGGTAAAAAATTTGTGCAATCCCGAAATCCAGGAGTAATCTGCAATGCATTTCCACTTCACAATTCTGTCATGTTACTgctcctaagagcatccacaaccgtgctcttgcgagcacggttgtgggcccggccccactttttctgcctgctctctggcaagagcacaacacccacagttgtgctcttccgcaaggacaagcacaattatttaaaatgcaattaaacaaaaacatttccataatatgaaaattcattaaaaaccgaaataacattacaaattacaaataaatttaaaaagacataattaaaatcctaaaaattaaaaattacataattaaaatcctaaaattaaaaaaaccactactcgttgccgaattttgcccacatgtgtttgattaggtcttcttgtagctcaatgtgggttcgggtatcgcgcattgtgtgtcttgtctcgatcctctggcccaccgtcgtatgcacacctcggcgtggggaagacctcgcggttgagcttccggcttcatcctcgtcgtagaagctagccgccctcggtccttcgtcggctataatcatgttgtgtaagataatataCGTGAaaatgatgtcggcgatattattcatgTACCACAgtcgagccggggccttcacaatgttgaatcgggcttgaaggaccccgaaggctctttcgacgtctttccgcgcgggctcttgacgctgcgcaaaaagaactcgTCTCAGGTCGTGcaggttgctgagcgtcttcacaaAAGCCGACCAcattgggtagataccatcggagagatagtaacccatgtgatatgtatttccgttgatggtgaagtcgatcgtcggtgctacaccattcatgacatcattgaagagtggtgaagaagagagcacgttcaagtcgttgttggatccgacaacgccaaaatatgcatgtcaaatccacaggcggtagtcggcgaccgcctcaaggataagtgttgggccgccgcctttgtgaccgcttaagtgttgccccctctaagcagtcgggcaattcttccacctccaatgcatgcagtcaatgctgccaagcattccgggaaagccatggactgattcgtgaagacgaagcaacctttggcaatcatcggtggtgggtacccgaaggaattcatcaccgaaggCTGAACGAACTCCATCGCAAAAAAtgtttagacaaaggattccagtggactcaccgatatgcaaatactcgtcgaa is a window encoding:
- the LOC121770969 gene encoding LOW QUALITY PROTEIN: LRR receptor-like serine/threonine-protein kinase FLS2 (The sequence of the model RefSeq protein was modified relative to this genomic sequence to represent the inferred CDS: inserted 1 base in 1 codon) — its product is MANHPTKYPIILLIFHFSSFRFGIRQSRACHPTDSEALLNFKRRITSDPLKLLHSWIPHKDCCTTWEGIVCDPSSGRVLNLTRPGLYSDSDSPVGTSMSGTVSPFLGNLSSLQVLELGNLKNLKGHIPSELGKLTNLRHMFLNSNGLEGSIPSSIEGLSRLQSLFLSNNHLMGPIPQNLFKKMTSLSQLWLAENMLSGSIPPSIGTMLELRYLDFHDNNFSGSVPASIGMLQNLVRLDMSKNQLSGPIPASIGNLSNLMELDLNNNCLNGSIPPSIGNMKSLEFVVLSDNALSGPIPDSIGNLHKVQSLILENNNLSGNIPTTIGHMADLKAIYLSNNTFTGKIPPTLSRLESLLTLDLSENRLSGPIPPELATNRNLQDLDLSSNPLFLHTIPXWLKKLSLFRLHLRHTGLVGHLPEWLSSSSVSTLDLSNNSLTGKLPGWIGNMTNLSFLNLSNNKFHSSLPHQFQNLSRLSDLDLHSNMLSGRLTRVLSKAAGFALGHLNSIDLSHNNFSGPIDAGIGDLGVMGSLGSLILSHNPLGGKIPESLGKLGYLQVLKLEGNALSGKIPEELAEAKLLETVLLSENGLSGKIPEGILNLENLSELNVSRNRLSGEIPLHKSKIPASCFAGNHGLCGAPLAPCKD